The genomic DNA ATCGCCGGTCAACCCTTGGTCAACGCAGGCGGTCAACTGTCAAAGCTCAAAATTGAGCATTTTTTATCCTACTGttggggggattcgaacccccaacaaaaggttTCCAATGCAGCTCCACTTCCACTAGGGCAAACATGccctttgataaatattatgcactatataaatatatatcaaaacttaggatataaataaaatattaaaaaaacactttaaataataaattaattataactatttaataattaaatgaaaattttcatttaattgattagtaaaaaatatcataattttattcatggtgtttttaatattattaatatattaaaaatttatatatttatcatcatttattttataatatatcataattttaatattaaatagattttaaaattaaacatattataatcacaatattatcatcaaataatattttatataattaaataatcaatatacacttatcaaatttatattttttattaacatatatatatcaatttatttgaaaaaaataactttaaaatgtctattatgtttttaacttcatttctaaaagttttattttatatttttataagttttgatcaattttaggtttacggattttttgttttaaaatatccatcgaaatatattataatcaaatatcaaaatataataatgaaataatatttaatataatttaataatcaatatacatttatcaaatttatattttttattgacacttacaatattatatatatacattaatttatttaataaaataactttaaaatatctattatactttaatttcatttctaaaagttttattttatatttttataagtttggGTCAATTTTAAGTCTaccgatattttatgtcaaaatatccactgatatatcttcgatatattcgtaaaatcgaaataccgatatatccgtaattaccgatattttaatccttggtTAAACCGACCACGGAATTTAGAGATAATTCCACAGTGTCTTTCAGCTCGATGAGTGCAGGTTCTTCGGTTGCTCTGTCGTAAAACTGGTTATTGTCTTCCTCCTCATCTTCGTGCACCAATAAAACCCGTAATTCTTTCTTACAGCGATGACCAGGGGAGAACTTTTCTTCACACTTAAAATAGAGCCCCTTCTCTCTACGGGCTTGAAGCTCCGATTCCGTCAATCTCTTTATCGGAATCTCACGTTGCTGGCTCATCGTCTTCTCGCCGACAGCCACTGCCCTATTCTGAAAATTTTCCCCAATCTTCCGCTCACCTCGATTTTCAAATGACAACATTTTGGTGCTCTTTGGGCCATTTGGGCTATTTGGTTCACGGGCTGCTCTCATGGCTAAATTCTTGTCTTCAACTCGTTGGGCCATTTCCATCAAGTGGCCCAGCCCATATGATGGTTGCAGTAGATGGagaattattattgaatttcaagaaTATCAAGAACAAGAGTCCCAACTGGTCCTCAAATCCCTACCAGATCCACAATCTTTTTCCCCTTTGTATTTCCCCCTCCTTTCCTATTTAAACCTTCCCCTCAACCCGTATTCAACTGTGACCTAACCTCCACTAAAGCTGTTACAACTAACTGCCAGGTGGCAGTATATTCCTCTTCCCTTTTCTATTATACACATAAAGTATAGGAGGCCTATCAACTTACTCCATGAAACCATGATTTCTATTTCTCAATGACAACTCATGATCATATCACTGAATCCCATGAATCCATTTTACAAAACTTCATTGAtatctcatttttataaattaaaacagTTTCATCTGAAAACgaaataaaaatccatttagCTATATAATCGTGCTCAACTTCAGTCGACAGTGCTAAATATAGAAAAGGGGATGCGAATAACAGTCTGGCTAACCAGGCCAAGCAATCCTTACaacaaaactttaaattaaaacttcTTCCAACCTACCGATCTCACTCTCACTGCACCAAACAAGCCCCAAATCAGCGCttaccaccaccacctccaatTTTAGGGCCCTTTGGAGCAGCAGCACCCTTGGGAACGTTACCCTTGCCCTGCGTCTTCTGCACCTTAGCCATCACTTCTGCCTTCTTTGCCTTCTTTTCATCCTTGGTCTTCTTGATTCTTTCCTTAATTTCACTGCATTTTACATCATCTCATCAGCAGGTACAAATTGCAATATATTCCATATAACAGCATAAGCAAAAGGAAAGCACGTCATTCAAGAATCATACAACACAATATCCAGGGTGTTCTAATTGCATAAACCGTTTACTATTGAGACAAACAATTAGGTATAAGGAGCATAATTATCAGGTTAGCAATCACAAGTGCAACAAAAACACACCGAAGAGCAGCCTCCCTGGCAGCATCTCTGACTTCTGCTTTCTCAGTTCTTCTCTTCTGGATAACCTCCAATGTAGCACCCACAATGGACCTAGAGTAGGGCTTTTTGGTGGCACGACGCCTCTTCTTTACAGCCTCTTGAGCAATATCCTGAGCATTAACCCAATTAGTGACTCAAAACAAATAACTCCCAACAAACATAATCCATAGTGGATATTCTTTTCCAGAAAGTGACCAATTTGATAATGGTCTTAAATACCATATATTTTGCATAATTGCTACAAAGTCCATGAAAATTTATGGACGTTTTACCATTCACACATCTATTTGCATGTCttcatttttttggtttgtttttggcATTAAACCCATTGAAAACATTGTTTACACAAGCATAAACatcaaatgtaatttttttatttttacattttcacaCAAGTACAAGGCATTTGTACTAGGCGTACAACTATAAACGGCTGGCTATTATGAATAGATTTgcatgtttttcttcattttctttgtttgtttgttataTAACTAGAAACATTGTTTACACACATGCATAAATGTCAAATACAATTTTCTATATATTCACACACATACAATTATACTACATGTATAAGACATTTGTATTAGCTATACAAGGCCTACACAAGTTTGCCAATTGTGAATATATTTGAGTATTTTTATGaatgttaataaaaatgtgaaaatatcttgtacatttaatataattgtcATATATGTgtaaaaatgtgaagaaaaaaaaaatcgacaTTTGTGCATGTATGAATAAATTTTGGtatgaaaaacaaacaaagaaaaagaagaaaaataaattcataatataCAAATTTGCATATGTCTTATAcaattgttatttaattaaatttcaaaaatgaaaattatcaaaatttgaaaataaaaaatactaataatcaaacattaaattaatgaaaaataaattaagatatagttgcaacttaaaaaaaataaaacctatatgaatattaaatagattttaagaaagattttatttattatttttaaaattttcttgaaatcttaatataaaaattatcatgagtacttaacaataaattttaatatattaaataattgcaGTGCTCACATGACATCTATTATCTGATTGCACAAACTTCTATCCTTTTAAGTCCAAATATGCATTTTACATGAACCTTAAGCCCATTTGCAGGAAATGGAGGTTATccctttttaaaattcatattagGGATATGTTGGGTATCTTTGGGTGATAAATTGTCCACATAGTAAATTGTCCATATAGCCTTGAggacaattttaaaacttgctTTATACTTTCAGCCCAATTATGCAAAATATATAACCTTTGGGGTCATTATCAGATTCGGCTACCCCTTTAATATGATTGCCCCCAAAATAAAAGCACAATTTCTACAGCACCCAAAAGTAACAAGAAAAGCTAAAATAGTGGTCTGGTAACCATCATTAGTAGCCTATCCAGTAGCTTGTTGGTCAAAAATCCTATAATCAGAAAATGCACACACACATAGTACTGACATATACCACATAAAATTGAATACATGGTATTTCAAGTGCTACCTTCTTATGTTGCTTCCTGTACATGGCTGTCCAGGTAAGCTTTGATGGCTTCAGCCGGTTGTGGAAGTACCTCTTGCATTTTGAATTGGCAAATAGAAACACCTAAATATATTGAGAGTAATTTAATGTCAATTAAACAAGTACAAGAGGTCAACCCCTGAGCCCAACCAAGGCAAT from Vitis riparia cultivar Riparia Gloire de Montpellier isolate 1030 chromosome 8, EGFV_Vit.rip_1.0, whole genome shotgun sequence includes the following:
- the LOC117921251 gene encoding 60S ribosomal protein L24, which translates into the protein MVLKTELCRFSGAKIYPGKGIRFVRSDSQVFLFANSKCKRYFHNRLKPSKLTWTAMYRKQHKKDIAQEAVKKRRRATKKPYSRSIVGATLEVIQKRRTEKAEVRDAAREAALREIKERIKKTKDEKKAKKAEVMAKVQKTQGKGNVPKGAAAPKGPKIGGGGGKR